A DNA window from Dama dama isolate Ldn47 chromosome 19, ASM3311817v1, whole genome shotgun sequence contains the following coding sequences:
- the LOC133073868 gene encoding small ribosomal subunit protein eS10-like, translated as MLMPKKNRIAIYELLFKEGVMVAKKDVHMPKHPELADKNVPNLHVMKAMQSLKSRGYVKEQFAWRHFYWYLTNEGIQYLRDYLHLPPEIVPATLRRSRPETGRPRPKGLEGERPARLTRGEADRDTYRRSAVPPGADKKAEAGAGSATEFQFRGRFGRGRGQPPQ; from the coding sequence ATGTTGATGCCCAAAAAGAACCGGATTGCCATTTATGAACTCCTTTTTAAGGAGGGGGTGATGGTGGCCAAGAAGGATGTCCACATGCCCAAGCACCCGGAGCTGGCAGACAAGAACGTGCCCAATCTTCATGTCATGAAAGCCATGCAGTCTCTCAAGTCACGAGGCTACGTGAAGGAACAGTTTGCCTGGAGACACTTCTACTGGTACCTCACCAACGAGGGCATCCAGTATCTCCGCGATTACCTCCACCTGCCCCCTGAGATTGTGCCCGCCACCCTGCGCCGCAGCCGTCCGGAGACTGGCCGGCCACGGCCCAAAGGTCTGGAGGGAGAGCGACCTGCAAGACTCACGCGAGGGGAAGCCGACAGAGACACCTACAGACGAAGTGCCGTGCCCCCTGGTGCCGACAAGAAAGCCGAGGCTGGGGCTGGGTCAGCAACTGAGTTCCAGTTTAGAGGCAGATTTGGTCGTGGACGTGGTCAGCCACCTCAGTAA